In one window of Leptospira sp. WS92.C1 DNA:
- a CDS encoding NAD(P)(+) transhydrogenase (Re/Si-specific) subunit beta has protein sequence MEKSIINLVYLLSSVLFIVGLKLLSHPKTAVRGNFIGAVGMFFAIAAALVEKGLAYEYILAGFIVGTAIGVYLSVKVEMTSMPQLVAALNGFGGLASFLVAGAAVMEVLHQGTNLEVLNSYQFTISTAASGIIGAVTLTGSFVAYGKLQGLLSEKAVRYPGDQLVKIIFFIGSIALSYFVVVEPTKIEWYWYVVAVGSILGILLVMPIGGADMPVVIALLNSYSGIAASATGFVLGNNVLIIAGSLVGASGIILTQIMCKAMNRSLANVLFGGLGAAVDTSKGGEDIYAGKTKSTSAEEVAMLLDMAQRVVIVPGYGMAVAQAQHAVRDLYNLLTERGIDVEFAIHPVAGRMPGHMNVLLAEADIPYDKMKEMDEINPSFEQVDVVIVNGANDVVNPLAKTDPSSPIAGMPILDVDKAKTVIVIKRSLSPGFAGVPNPLFIQENTLMYFQDGKKATQEIVAALKET, from the coding sequence ATGGAAAAATCGATTATCAATTTAGTTTATCTTCTCTCCTCCGTTCTTTTTATCGTAGGATTGAAACTTCTTTCTCACCCTAAGACCGCAGTTCGCGGTAACTTTATCGGAGCGGTGGGAATGTTCTTTGCGATCGCAGCAGCTCTTGTTGAAAAAGGCCTTGCATACGAATACATCTTAGCGGGGTTTATTGTTGGAACCGCAATCGGGGTTTATCTTTCCGTAAAAGTGGAAATGACTTCGATGCCCCAACTGGTTGCGGCTCTCAACGGATTCGGAGGTCTTGCTTCCTTTCTTGTTGCAGGCGCGGCGGTGATGGAAGTTCTTCATCAGGGAACCAACCTCGAAGTTTTAAATTCGTATCAGTTTACAATCTCAACCGCCGCATCCGGAATTATCGGAGCTGTAACTTTGACCGGAAGTTTTGTAGCCTACGGAAAACTCCAAGGACTTCTTTCTGAAAAAGCGGTTCGTTATCCGGGCGATCAACTCGTTAAAATCATCTTCTTTATCGGATCCATCGCACTCAGCTACTTCGTAGTCGTCGAACCTACAAAGATCGAATGGTATTGGTATGTTGTAGCAGTCGGTTCCATATTAGGAATTCTTCTCGTGATGCCGATCGGCGGAGCGGATATGCCGGTTGTGATCGCGCTTCTGAACTCTTATTCGGGAATTGCGGCTTCTGCCACCGGATTTGTTCTGGGGAACAACGTTCTTATCATTGCAGGCTCTCTCGTAGGAGCATCCGGAATCATTCTTACGCAGATCATGTGTAAGGCGATGAACCGTTCTCTTGCAAACGTTCTTTTCGGAGGACTCGGCGCCGCAGTCGATACTTCCAAAGGCGGAGAAGACATCTACGCTGGAAAAACCAAAAGCACTTCCGCAGAAGAAGTTGCGATGCTCTTGGATATGGCTCAAAGAGTTGTGATCGTTCCCGGATACGGAATGGCGGTTGCACAAGCGCAACACGCGGTTAGAGATCTTTACAATCTTCTTACGGAAAGAGGGATTGATGTGGAATTTGCGATTCACCCGGTTGCGGGAAGAATGCCAGGTCATATGAACGTTCTTCTTGCAGAAGCCGATATCCCTTATGACAAGATGAAGGAAATGGACGAAATCAATCCTTCTTTTGAGCAAGTGGATGTTGTGATCGTAAACGGAGCAAATGACGTGGTCAACCCGCTCGCAAAAACAGATCCAAGCAGCCCGATCGCAGGAATGCCGATTTTGGATGTGGACAAAGCAAAAACAGTGATCGTGATCAAACGTAGTTTGAGTCCGGGATTTGCTGGAGTTCCTAACCCGCTTTTTATCCAAGAAAATACTTTGATGTATTTTCAAGACGGTAAAAAAGCGACTCAAGAAATTGTTGCAGCTCTCAAAGAAACCTAA
- a CDS encoding STAS domain-containing protein, translating into MSENSEIIEITPDLTIIFNDYYAFRTMLMDAIAKKPKQIILNLGDIPVMNSISISSLVWFLKNARSEGIHCSISAIHPDLLNTFDVLNLKEYLDQQ; encoded by the coding sequence ATGTCAGAAAACTCAGAAATCATCGAAATCACTCCGGATCTTACCATCATCTTTAACGACTACTATGCCTTTCGGACGATGCTCATGGATGCGATCGCCAAGAAGCCGAAACAAATCATCCTAAATCTTGGCGATATCCCAGTAATGAATTCGATTTCAATCAGTTCTCTTGTATGGTTTCTAAAAAACGCCCGGTCTGAGGGAATTCATTGCAGTATCAGTGCGATTCATCCGGATCTTCTCAATACCTTCGATGTTTTGAACCTAAAAGAATATCTAGATCAGCAGTAA
- a CDS encoding P83/100 family protein, which produces MFKILIIIVSVGFSFSLFSQDNSKLGEKEVRSSGRVQFINRSSARAGEEVRGTNEKAGFGLAEALKKEPDKSHTSGAISVSRIAPEEKKFGADIFAISEDSDYGHINSIQRILAGFVKSNFGYDDKNSDILATYILYYNAIHRKDKTYVGKKYSNSVIKVLNVGSIGISKKYSEWPGKTQIIIPLVSNILSADGKDVHTDELENEVNHDLDKKKEGKAEKEKFGDLQNEKNKKELEELKKRKEENVNKQKELSDKETKTDKELQELNKDPVKNKSQISEKKKEKDQIKKDQEVAKKEEQKLKEKEKEVVKKDETRKSDGGSSSSSSSSSSSKSNDSSGGKSGDSGSKNSPDDKKSEAELKKELADTKKELETKKEEEKKKEEFDKNVVGGKILFLKTLKYLDKGHYNNELQVLDPTNDDTIFRGDFNKICGRTFEIVDGKALVIGFEDGHSSNHKLILIDQETLKPTISAEDNIFWRSPMIVKGDEIYAFEEVEEKYYLSRFGKDLKKQAKSSDEISPNSNVTFYGEKIYVTGKEEGSGNIQITVFNKADLKLIKKIMP; this is translated from the coding sequence ATGTTTAAAATTTTGATAATCATCGTATCCGTTGGTTTTTCTTTTTCATTATTTTCTCAGGACAATTCAAAGTTAGGGGAAAAAGAAGTTCGTTCTTCCGGTAGGGTTCAGTTTATCAATCGTTCCTCCGCGAGAGCAGGCGAGGAAGTTCGTGGAACCAATGAAAAAGCCGGATTTGGTTTAGCCGAAGCGCTCAAAAAAGAACCAGATAAATCACATACTTCCGGAGCCATCAGTGTTTCGCGAATCGCACCCGAGGAAAAGAAATTCGGAGCGGATATTTTTGCGATTTCCGAAGATTCGGACTACGGTCATATCAATTCGATCCAGAGAATTTTAGCCGGCTTTGTAAAATCGAATTTCGGTTATGACGATAAGAACTCGGACATTCTCGCAACATACATTTTGTATTACAATGCGATTCATAGAAAAGACAAGACCTATGTAGGAAAAAAATATTCCAATTCTGTAATTAAGGTTTTGAATGTTGGTTCGATCGGGATTTCCAAAAAATATTCCGAATGGCCGGGCAAAACTCAGATCATCATTCCTCTCGTTTCCAATATTTTATCAGCGGACGGTAAGGACGTTCATACGGACGAGTTAGAGAACGAAGTCAATCATGACTTGGATAAAAAGAAGGAAGGAAAAGCGGAGAAGGAAAAGTTCGGTGATCTTCAAAACGAAAAAAACAAAAAAGAATTGGAAGAATTGAAGAAAAGAAAGGAAGAGAATGTCAATAAACAGAAGGAACTTTCGGATAAGGAAACAAAAACCGACAAAGAACTTCAGGAATTGAACAAAGATCCTGTCAAAAATAAATCCCAAATTTCAGAGAAGAAAAAAGAAAAAGACCAGATCAAAAAAGATCAGGAAGTCGCTAAAAAAGAAGAACAGAAATTAAAAGAAAAAGAGAAAGAAGTAGTTAAGAAGGATGAAACCAGAAAAAGCGACGGCGGTTCGTCCAGCTCCAGCTCTTCGAGTTCCAGTTCAAAATCGAACGATTCATCCGGTGGTAAATCCGGTGACAGCGGTAGCAAAAATTCTCCCGACGATAAAAAAAGCGAAGCCGAATTGAAAAAGGAACTCGCCGATACCAAAAAGGAACTGGAAACAAAAAAGGAAGAAGAGAAGAAAAAAGAAGAATTTGATAAGAATGTTGTCGGCGGTAAAATTCTTTTTTTAAAAACTTTGAAGTATCTGGACAAGGGACATTATAATAACGAACTTCAAGTCTTAGATCCCACAAACGACGATACGATTTTTCGAGGTGATTTTAACAAAATCTGCGGAAGAACCTTCGAGATTGTGGATGGAAAGGCGCTTGTGATCGGCTTCGAAGACGGCCACTCTTCTAATCACAAACTTATCTTGATCGATCAGGAAACTCTCAAACCGACGATTTCCGCGGAGGACAATATTTTTTGGCGTTCTCCGATGATCGTGAAAGGAGACGAGATTTATGCGTTTGAAGAAGTTGAGGAAAAATACTATCTTTCTCGTTTTGGAAAGGATCTCAAAAAACAGGCCAAATCATCAGACGAAATCAGTCCAAATTCGAACGTGACTTTCTATGGAGAAAAAATCTACGTTACAGGAAAGGAAGAAGGTTCGGGCAATATTCAAATTACCGTTTTTAACAAGGCAGATCTGAAGCTGATTAAAAAGATTATGCCGTAG
- the flgB gene encoding flagellar basal body rod protein FlgB has product MFEKTHFMKTQDLLERGMNNSIFKRKIISDNIANADVPHFKRSEVIFESMIKRAIESEKIEAEKTVPTQISDNRHIQFFKPLDYREVNPKANIDYLTTMRADGNNVDVEKEVVDASNSQMQYMMMSERINQNYRDIKQVMRMA; this is encoded by the coding sequence ATGTTTGAGAAAACCCATTTCATGAAAACCCAGGATCTACTGGAAAGAGGAATGAATAACTCTATTTTTAAAAGAAAGATAATTTCAGACAATATTGCGAATGCGGATGTTCCTCATTTTAAAAGATCTGAAGTCATTTTTGAATCCATGATCAAAAGGGCCATAGAATCCGAAAAAATCGAAGCAGAGAAAACAGTTCCGACTCAGATTTCAGACAATCGTCATATTCAATTCTTCAAACCCTTGGATTATAGAGAAGTAAATCCAAAAGCAAATATTGATTACTTAACTACTATGAGAGCGGACGGCAACAATGTAGATGTGGAAAAGGAAGTTGTGGACGCATCCAATTCTCAAATGCAATATATGATGATGTCCGAGAGAATCAATCAAAACTACAGAGACATCAAACAAGTCATGAGAATGGCTTAA
- a CDS encoding glutathione S-transferase, with protein sequence MIQLIGMLDSPYVRRVAISLRLLGIPFEHRAVSVFSTFEQFRQINPVVKAPSLVCDNNEVLMDSSLILDYAEAIAYPRKSLMPSNLSERQHTLRIIGLALAACEKSIQIIYERNLRPNEKQHQPWIDRVRGQVTAAYAALEKEFKSNPPKSESPILMQSDITSAVAWQFTQMMLPEIISEDEHPTLRAFSEKAELLPEFLAFPPIGPGVPTQN encoded by the coding sequence ATGATTCAGCTTATAGGAATGCTGGATTCTCCATATGTTCGCCGAGTTGCAATCTCTTTGCGTCTGTTGGGGATTCCCTTTGAACATCGCGCCGTTTCGGTATTTAGTACATTTGAACAATTTCGCCAGATCAATCCGGTAGTCAAAGCGCCCTCTCTCGTTTGCGACAACAACGAGGTTTTGATGGATTCATCTTTAATCCTGGACTATGCAGAGGCAATTGCCTATCCGCGTAAAAGTTTGATGCCCTCAAATCTTTCCGAACGTCAGCACACATTACGTATCATCGGATTGGCATTGGCTGCTTGTGAAAAATCGATTCAGATCATCTACGAACGTAATCTAAGACCGAACGAAAAACAACACCAACCTTGGATCGATCGTGTTCGCGGTCAGGTTACCGCAGCCTATGCCGCTTTAGAAAAAGAATTCAAAAGCAATCCGCCCAAATCGGAGTCTCCAATTCTCATGCAATCCGATATCACCTCCGCGGTTGCGTGGCAATTTACGCAGATGATGCTACCGGAAATTATATCCGAGGACGAACACCCAACGTTACGAGCGTTTTCGGAAAAAGCGGAGTTGTTACCGGAATTTTTAGCCTTCCCTCCGATCGGACCCGGAGTTCCGACCCAAAACTGA
- the queD gene encoding 6-carboxytetrahydropterin synthase QueD, with amino-acid sequence MEEIELTKEFRFDAAHLLPNVPDGHKCKRLHGHSFRFKLHLKGTIDSKTGWLIDYAEVSKIVKPLIENHLDHYYLNDVPGLENPTSENISIWLWNHLKPLLPLLYKITLNETCTSACIYEGPKGSF; translated from the coding sequence ATGGAAGAAATCGAACTCACCAAAGAATTTCGCTTCGACGCCGCTCATCTCCTTCCCAACGTACCCGACGGTCATAAATGCAAACGACTTCACGGTCACAGTTTTCGTTTTAAACTTCATCTCAAAGGAACAATCGATTCCAAAACGGGTTGGTTGATCGACTATGCGGAAGTCAGCAAAATCGTAAAACCTTTGATTGAAAATCATCTGGATCATTACTATCTAAACGATGTTCCCGGATTGGAAAATCCTACTTCGGAAAATATTTCGATCTGGCTTTGGAATCATCTCAAACCTCTTTTGCCCTTGCTCTATAAAATCACTCTCAACGAAACCTGTACAAGCGCTTGTATCTACGAAGGTCCGAAAGGATCTTTCTAA
- a CDS encoding YbaN family protein — MRIPEKFRVKRIELSSIVFILSNMEHKDYSDEVRLHRSKIIRVLLFIAGSISLVLGIIGIFTPILPTTPFLLLSAACYARTSHRFYNWLMNNQYFGSYIRDWRIHKMIPLRAKIIAISMIFITIGTTVFFFIPILAVKILVSLIGILVVIYLIRIPTKRST; from the coding sequence ATGCGGATTCCGGAAAAGTTTAGAGTGAAAAGAATTGAATTGTCTTCAATAGTTTTCATTCTATCAAATATGGAACACAAAGACTATAGCGACGAAGTTCGTTTACATCGATCCAAAATCATTCGTGTTTTACTTTTTATCGCCGGTTCTATTTCGTTGGTACTGGGAATCATCGGAATTTTCACTCCCATTCTGCCTACCACTCCTTTTTTACTTTTATCCGCCGCTTGTTATGCGAGAACTTCGCATCGATTTTACAATTGGCTTATGAACAATCAGTATTTCGGATCTTACATCCGAGATTGGAGAATTCATAAAATGATTCCACTTAGAGCTAAAATCATCGCGATCTCGATGATTTTTATAACGATCGGAACCACTGTGTTCTTTTTTATCCCGATATTGGCCGTGAAAATTCTGGTTTCTTTGATCGGAATTTTAGTGGTGATTTATCTGATTCGAATTCCTACGAAACGTTCGACCTGA
- the flgC gene encoding flagellar basal body rod protein FlgC — MGLFSSINISATGLSAQRLRMDVISNNIANSTTTRNTNGDGPFRRDRVVMTPINLRTRHNSPVYPFGIAPGEGKGVKVMKIEKDMTPLRLVYDPTHPDSIQIGPKKGYVEMPNVNIVTEMTDMISASRSYEANVQMINGSKAMFNKALEIGRA; from the coding sequence ATGGGACTCTTTTCATCGATCAACATATCTGCTACAGGCTTATCCGCTCAGAGATTGAGAATGGATGTTATTTCCAACAACATCGCAAACTCTACCACAACTCGGAATACGAACGGAGACGGCCCGTTCCGGAGAGATCGAGTTGTAATGACTCCGATCAATCTTAGAACCCGTCACAATAGTCCTGTGTATCCTTTTGGAATCGCTCCCGGCGAAGGAAAAGGTGTGAAGGTAATGAAGATCGAAAAGGATATGACTCCTCTTCGATTGGTTTACGATCCCACTCATCCGGATTCGATTCAGATCGGTCCCAAAAAAGGATATGTGGAAATGCCAAACGTAAACATAGTCACCGAGATGACGGATATGATTTCGGCATCCAGATCTTATGAGGCGAATGTACAAATGATCAACGGATCCAAGGCGATGTTTAACAAGGCGCTGGAAATAGGTAGGGCATAA
- a CDS encoding glucanase → MGLITKSKISTVPALACLLFIPFHIVFSETKILPLGDLQKNGLELSGEDQSLKIKIKERNSGSNLYLNFDSGDPSSLRDLSGNYKVLSSAYLPDSENVFHAKRSARFSGKRTGIRIAHSNTGVLTSKDLTEEFFIGFTILPGTVEKDATLVSKLYETSGNTFGWDLKIADDKLKAGFYSFFETEEKRYLSLQLTSNTTLKKNQWNRILLYFNPAEREIVLYLNGKEAARASIPANKNLTRIGFHPEDTTSFRIASSYYGWMENFGVFKGKPDPSAEDVPYPKQEFDPETHTSDSKFGIGVSPVYKSKYSSSFLEEIQLKASVPQSSAMELYLRVSPTPFHIASEFPAWIGVDIRKLESYKIDSLDPNIYRVPLKNSVKKFLGLNENKEDLLPFRYYQWRIKLKPDPAGNHSPELKNISLTFRETNPPVRPLGLKVVENSVDDEGSAVCLNWKSNPERDVIHGGGYFIHYGIHPDRMVGIIRGTFSETAIAPDKKNRPKHPASDYLDPITGLPAGKTANNIQEYYNKLSACVDNRIISLNSEILLEKNQLFFKKGTTYFFRISAYNKFYHSQTGKDQISSLSDPVEVYFLSE, encoded by the coding sequence ATGGGATTGATCACAAAATCTAAAATCTCGACAGTCCCCGCTCTGGCCTGTCTTTTATTCATACCGTTTCATATCGTTTTTTCAGAAACGAAAATTCTTCCTCTTGGAGACTTACAAAAAAACGGTCTCGAGCTAAGCGGAGAAGATCAAAGTCTCAAAATTAAAATCAAAGAAAGAAATTCGGGCTCCAATCTGTATCTGAACTTTGATTCCGGCGATCCTTCAAGCCTCCGAGATCTATCAGGAAATTATAAAGTTCTTTCTTCTGCGTATCTTCCCGATTCCGAAAACGTATTTCATGCAAAAAGAAGCGCGAGATTCTCCGGAAAAAGAACCGGGATCCGAATCGCCCACTCCAATACCGGGGTATTGACCTCAAAGGATCTTACCGAAGAATTTTTTATCGGATTCACCATTCTCCCCGGAACCGTGGAAAAAGACGCGACCTTAGTTTCCAAACTTTATGAAACTTCGGGAAACACATTCGGCTGGGATCTTAAAATAGCGGACGACAAACTCAAGGCGGGATTTTACTCTTTTTTTGAAACCGAAGAAAAACGTTATCTGTCACTTCAGTTGACTTCCAATACGACTCTCAAAAAAAATCAATGGAACCGGATTCTTCTCTATTTCAATCCGGCTGAAAGAGAAATTGTTCTTTATCTCAACGGAAAGGAAGCAGCCCGCGCATCGATCCCCGCAAACAAGAATTTGACTCGGATCGGTTTTCATCCGGAGGATACAACTTCGTTTCGAATCGCAAGTTCCTATTACGGTTGGATGGAAAACTTCGGAGTTTTTAAAGGAAAACCGGATCCGAGTGCGGAAGACGTTCCTTATCCAAAACAGGAATTCGATCCGGAGACCCACACTTCCGATTCCAAATTCGGAATCGGGGTTTCACCGGTTTACAAAAGCAAATACTCCAGTTCTTTTTTAGAAGAAATCCAGCTAAAAGCTTCCGTCCCGCAGTCTTCGGCAATGGAATTGTATTTACGAGTTTCTCCGACTCCGTTTCACATTGCATCCGAATTTCCCGCTTGGATCGGAGTGGACATCCGAAAATTAGAATCTTATAAAATAGATTCCTTGGATCCGAACATTTATCGAGTTCCTCTAAAAAATTCCGTAAAAAAATTTCTAGGATTGAACGAAAACAAGGAAGATCTTTTGCCCTTTCGTTATTATCAATGGAGAATCAAACTAAAACCGGATCCCGCCGGAAACCATTCTCCCGAATTGAAAAATATTTCTTTGACATTTCGGGAAACAAATCCCCCCGTTCGACCTTTGGGATTAAAAGTCGTAGAAAATTCTGTGGATGACGAGGGATCTGCGGTTTGTTTAAATTGGAAATCAAATCCCGAAAGAGACGTCATCCATGGAGGAGGATATTTCATTCATTACGGGATTCATCCGGATCGCATGGTGGGAATTATCCGAGGAACGTTTTCGGAAACTGCGATAGCTCCCGATAAAAAAAACCGCCCCAAACATCCCGCCTCCGATTATTTGGATCCGATCACCGGTCTTCCCGCCGGAAAAACCGCAAACAATATTCAAGAATACTACAACAAGCTTTCTGCATGTGTTGACAATCGAATCATTTCTTTGAATTCGGAAATTCTTTTGGAAAAAAATCAGTTATTTTTTAAAAAGGGAACGACTTACTTTTTTAGAATCAGCGCTTATAATAAATTTTATCATTCGCAAACGGGCAAGGATCAGATCTCTTCTCTAAGCGATCCCGTTGAAGTTTATTTCTTGAGCGAGTAG
- a CDS encoding tetratricopeptide repeat protein: MNRLFQFVAILILFSGLLDSEDEDENFPGNAPPAQNVEIAPGSPTEVARRRVQITALNTETVNLIRGNNLARAAINIDKIKKLDENTVEYHYLKGSYLYAQGRYPQAKNALLRAIQIHPGHDPSYYQLGMIFVQRNKWSRSLEYFQKAVELSNYNPFYRINLALAYFETGNYLRAKAEAERAIELKPNFRAAKLLLLKSNFLLGNKADAYAQCVDFVKEGFVSREYMLMHARLVMDIHQNYRKAIKIYNLYGELPFQEKRFLARAYYNTANYRAAAATYQQVIQFRIAEEEDKIEYIRSLSFIKDYRKLESFVTAWIQEEPDKRRKVQEALDIAELLKDNESKVFHMFPSKSPY; the protein is encoded by the coding sequence ATGAACCGTCTTTTCCAATTTGTTGCGATTCTTATTTTATTCTCCGGGCTTCTTGATTCCGAAGATGAGGATGAAAATTTTCCCGGAAATGCCCCCCCCGCTCAAAATGTGGAAATTGCTCCGGGTTCTCCGACTGAAGTCGCACGCAGAAGGGTGCAAATTACCGCTCTGAATACCGAAACAGTCAATTTAATCCGCGGAAATAATCTCGCAAGAGCGGCGATCAATATTGATAAAATCAAAAAGTTAGATGAAAACACAGTAGAATATCATTATCTCAAAGGTTCTTATCTCTATGCTCAAGGAAGATATCCCCAGGCAAAAAATGCGCTTCTCAGAGCGATTCAAATTCACCCCGGACACGACCCTTCCTACTATCAGTTGGGAATGATCTTTGTTCAAAGAAATAAGTGGTCGAGATCTTTGGAGTATTTTCAGAAAGCGGTAGAGTTATCCAATTACAATCCGTTTTATAGAATCAATTTGGCGCTTGCTTATTTCGAAACCGGAAATTATCTTCGGGCAAAAGCGGAAGCGGAAAGAGCGATCGAGTTAAAGCCGAATTTTAGAGCTGCTAAACTTTTACTTCTAAAGTCCAATTTTCTTTTAGGAAACAAAGCGGATGCGTACGCTCAGTGTGTTGATTTTGTAAAAGAGGGTTTTGTTTCCAGGGAATATATGCTCATGCATGCGAGACTTGTGATGGACATTCATCAGAATTATAGAAAAGCGATCAAGATCTACAATCTGTACGGTGAACTTCCATTTCAGGAGAAGCGCTTTTTAGCTCGCGCTTATTACAATACCGCCAATTACCGAGCCGCCGCTGCGACTTATCAGCAAGTAATTCAATTTAGAATCGCCGAGGAAGAAGACAAAATTGAATACATTCGATCTCTTTCTTTTATCAAAGATTATAGAAAATTGGAATCTTTTGTTACTGCCTGGATTCAGGAAGAACCGGATAAAAGAAGAAAAGTTCAAGAAGCCTTGGATATCGCGGAGCTTTTAAAGGATAACGAATCAAAAGTGTTTCATATGTTTCCTTCCAAATCACCTTATTGA
- a CDS encoding NAD(P) transhydrogenase subunit alpha, which translates to MEQFVGYLTIFLLAVFVGFEVITRIPPLLHTPLMSGSNAISGITIIGAILSLHSVNGPLINIIGFIAMVAATINVVGGFLVTHRMLGMFKKKEK; encoded by the coding sequence ATGGAACAGTTCGTAGGTTACCTGACGATCTTTTTATTAGCCGTATTCGTAGGTTTCGAGGTTATCACTAGAATTCCTCCTCTTTTACATACCCCTCTTATGTCAGGTTCCAACGCTATTTCCGGAATCACGATCATTGGGGCAATCCTTTCTCTTCATTCGGTGAACGGTCCTTTGATCAATATTATCGGCTTTATCGCGATGGTTGCCGCAACCATCAACGTTGTGGGTGGATTTTTAGTTACTCACAGAATGTTAGGAATGTTCAAGAAGAAAGAAAAGTAA
- the queC gene encoding 7-cyano-7-deazaguanine synthase QueC encodes MSSGKSKKQNQNSSNHKAVVLLSGGLDSTTCLYQALADGKQIQALSFDYGQRHRIELSYAKKVTRKLGIPHTIQKLKPELFLGSSLTQMSIQVPKNSLGKDEIPNTYVPGRNILFLSFAVSLAEGTGSDSIYIGVNAMDYSGYPDCRPEFIKMYEMAIQLGTKKGNQGSPIKIITPLQNLSKKEIVLLGNQLQVPFHLTFSCYDPQNGKACGKCDACLLRKKGFQETGVSEK; translated from the coding sequence ATGAGTTCTGGAAAATCGAAAAAGCAGAATCAAAATTCTTCCAATCACAAAGCCGTCGTGCTCTTATCCGGCGGATTGGATTCTACCACCTGTCTTTATCAAGCCCTTGCGGATGGAAAACAAATCCAAGCGCTCTCTTTTGATTACGGACAAAGACACAGAATCGAATTGTCCTATGCAAAGAAAGTCACTCGTAAACTTGGAATCCCTCATACCATTCAAAAGTTAAAACCCGAATTGTTTTTAGGATCTTCTCTGACTCAGATGTCGATCCAGGTTCCGAAAAATTCTCTCGGAAAGGACGAGATTCCGAATACATACGTTCCGGGACGAAACATTTTATTTCTTTCTTTCGCGGTTTCCCTTGCGGAAGGCACCGGATCCGATTCCATCTATATCGGAGTTAACGCGATGGACTATTCCGGTTATCCGGATTGCAGACCTGAATTTATCAAAATGTATGAGATGGCGATTCAACTCGGGACTAAAAAAGGAAACCAAGGTTCGCCGATCAAAATCATCACCCCTCTACAAAATCTTTCTAAGAAAGAAATCGTACTTCTCGGCAACCAATTGCAGGTTCCGTTTCATCTTACATTCTCTTGTTATGACCCGCAAAACGGGAAGGCCTGTGGAAAATGCGATGCCTGTCTCTTGAGAAAAAAAGGTTTTCAGGAGACAGGAGTTTCTGAAAAGTGA
- the fliE gene encoding flagellar hook-basal body complex protein FliE, whose protein sequence is MEINSNSSLWNSYNSGYNGNKPHPLTPKGDKVNVFTTEDRHYKDVKQPVSPDYVAESFSEAMKNALTSVNDLQVDADELTQKMVFDPNSVDAHEVMIASEKARVALTFTKTIADGVVRAYRELTSLR, encoded by the coding sequence ATGGAAATCAACTCTAATTCTTCTCTTTGGAATTCTTATAATTCCGGTTATAACGGAAACAAACCTCATCCTCTAACTCCGAAAGGTGATAAGGTGAACGTATTTACAACAGAAGACAGACATTACAAAGATGTAAAACAACCGGTTTCTCCCGATTACGTAGCGGAAAGTTTTTCAGAAGCGATGAAAAACGCGCTGACATCCGTAAATGATCTCCAGGTAGATGCAGACGAACTCACACAAAAAATGGTATTCGATCCGAATTCCGTAGATGCTCACGAAGTGATGATTGCATCCGAAAAAGCAAGAGTAGCTCTGACCTTTACCAAAACGATCGCAGATGGAGTCGTTCGCGCTTACAGAGAACTCACCTCTCTCAGATAA
- the rpiB gene encoding ribose 5-phosphate isomerase B, with protein sequence MKKIGIASDHGGFELKEFLRTSLAGELEIVDYGTKDETSVDYPIVISNACKKVLSKDVEGLIALCGTGIGASIAANRLSGIRAALCHDQFTAEMSKRHNNANVLVLGGRIIGKELALNIVRTWVKTAFEGGRHERRVDQLETLNS encoded by the coding sequence ATGAAAAAAATCGGAATCGCCTCGGATCACGGAGGCTTTGAGCTTAAGGAGTTTCTCCGCACCTCTCTCGCGGGGGAGTTGGAAATTGTGGATTATGGCACTAAGGACGAAACGTCCGTAGATTATCCTATCGTCATTTCGAACGCCTGTAAAAAGGTGCTTTCTAAAGATGTGGAGGGTTTGATCGCACTTTGCGGAACCGGGATCGGCGCCTCTATCGCGGCAAATCGTTTGAGCGGAATTCGCGCCGCTCTTTGTCACGATCAATTCACAGCAGAAATGTCCAAACGTCACAACAACGCTAACGTTCTTGTTTTGGGCGGAAGAATCATCGGTAAAGAACTCGCCCTCAATATCGTTCGCACCTGGGTGAAAACCGCATTTGAAGGCGGGCGTCACGAAAGAAGAGTCGATCAACTCGAAACCCTAAATTCTTAA